The following proteins are co-located in the Amyelois transitella isolate CPQ chromosome W, ilAmyTran1.1, whole genome shotgun sequence genome:
- the LOC106136670 gene encoding uncharacterized protein LOC106136670, whose protein sequence is MVAMWTCPNCVRATPKTAKGDDTPIRNITTIRGNKNFKITDSTSSPKQNVAVSRGNKRPALHSPPLDNSKPSNTSFTKDDIRIVVQDAVKSELEAVLGTFKDSIISALHSQTQPLREEIGQLTTAVSFLSAQYDEIRKEYDTAKKIIQDLQTENESLKSNVTQLSMKIDELEQQTRSKNIEIQCVPENKNENLVEVITELGKVVGCEIKENDITICTRVAKINKSSMRPRAIIAQFTTLRTRDSLLAASIKYNKSNTQNRLSSSLLGISGSNTPIFVGEHLSPANKALHAAARQIAKEKSYKHVWVRNGRVYMRKTDESVYILVKNKDTLEKLK, encoded by the coding sequence ATGGTTGCGATGTGGACTTGTCCCAACTGCGTTCGTGCTACACCAAAGACTGCTAAAGGCGATGATACTCCTATACGTAATATCACAACGATTAgaggtaataaaaattttaaaatcacggACAGCACTAGTTCGCCCAAGCAAAATGTGGCTGTTAGCAGAGGAAATAAAAGACCGGCGCTCCACTCACCGCCCTTAGATAATAGTAAACCATCTAACACATCTTTTACTAAGGATGACATACGCATTGTTGTGCAGGATGCAGTAAAATCGGAATTGGAGGCAGTGTTGGGCACATTTAAGGATAGCATAATTAGCGCACTACATTCTCAAACACAGCCGCTCAGGGAAGAGATCGGACAGTTAACCACTGCCGTGTCATTTCTTAGCGCTCAATATGATGAAATAAGGAAGGAATATGACACTGCGAAGAAGATTATACAAGACCTACAGACAGAGAATGAATCGCTGAAAAGTAATGTTACACAATTGAGCATGAAAATTGACGAACTTGAACAACAAACAAGATCAAAGAATATCGAAATACAGTGCGTCCCAGAgaacaaaaatgaaaacttAGTTGAAGTTATCACCGAGCTGGGAAAAGTTGTGGGCTGCGAGATAAAAGAGAACGACATCACCATCTGCACACGCGTCGCGAAAATTAATAAGAGCAGTATGAGACCACGAGCTATTATTGCTCAATTTACTACCTTGAGAACACGTGACAGTCTACTTGCAGcatctattaaatataataaatcaaacaCGCAGAATAGACTTAGTAGTTCTCTACTTGGAATCTCTGGTAGTAACACACCGATCTTTGTGGGTGAACACCTGTCCCCTGCCAACAAGGCTCTTCATGCGGCGGCTAGACAGATAGCCAAGGAAAAATCGTACAAACACGTATGGGTGCGGAATGGAAGAGTATACATGAGGAAGACCGATGAATCAGTCTacattttggtaaaaaataagGACACCCTAGAAAAACTAAAGTAG